A single genomic interval of Helianthus annuus cultivar XRQ/B chromosome 6, HanXRQr2.0-SUNRISE, whole genome shotgun sequence harbors:
- the LOC110864673 gene encoding uncharacterized protein LOC110864673, whose amino-acid sequence MASPVPAKSQPLHNFSLPHLKWKNHRSGRGRVAGDTSSSSPPHRSPSTPTSHHLIHPHPPHLQQSSPYVSRRPSPLHKQSPMRDSESESEQNGVVPIGKPSGKTVYEKSTKSSKLTKVIKPIDVSKGKRSSNKICIRLRKNNGNVKHGDAVITANHSSTPVEAETGTGMFTETEAETSVMQSSAAEEEESAPKIWNLRPRRPPMNHKQFTGSLKIGSSPLPENRYFHGSSSFKEALDSKYIDHNILSTSKKIKFSISLSRDEIEEDIFSLTGLKPSRRPKKRPRTVQKQLDTLFPGLWLGSITADSYKVSEGTPKV is encoded by the exons ATGGCGTCACCTGTACCGGCGAAATCGCAACCGCTTCATAACTTTTCATTACCGCATCTAAAATGGAAGAACCACCGCAGCGGCCGTGGTAGAGTCGCCGGAGACACGTCATCGTCATCGCCGCCTCACCGATCTCCGTCGACTCCTACATCTCATCATCTTATTCATCCTCATCCACCTCATCTGCAGCAATCGTCACCGTACGTTTCACGGCGGCCGTCACCTCTGCACAAGCAATCGCCGATGCGAGATTCCGAGTCGGAATCTGAACAAAACGGCGTCGTTCCGATCGGAAAACCTAGCGGAAAAACAGTTTATGAGAAATCAACAAAATCGTCAAAATTAACAAAAGTTATAAAACCGATCGATGTTAGTAAGGGAAAACGATCGAGTAATAAGATCTGTATTCGTCTCCGGAAGAATAACGGCAACGTGAAGCATGGCGACGCCGTGATAACGGCAAACCATTCGTCAACACCAGTAGAAGCGGAAACCGGAACGGGAATGTTTACGGAAACGGAAGCTGAAACCTCCGTGATGCAGTCGTCAGCAGCGGAAGAAGAAGAATCAGCACCGAAGATATGGAATCTGAGGCCTAGAAGACCGCCGATGAACCACAAGCAGTTTACCGGCTCACTGAAGATCGGTTCATCACCATTGCCGGAGAATAGATATTTTCATGGGAGTAGTTCTTTTAAAGAAGCTTTAGATTCGAAGTATATTGATCATAACATTCTATCGACGTCGAAGAAGATAAAATTCTCGATTTCACTCTCGCGTGATGAGATCGAAGAGGATATATTTTCATTAACCGGATTGAAACCTTCTCGCCGGCCGAAAAAGAGACCGAGAACCGTCCAGAAACAACTCGAT ACGTTGTTTCCTGGATTGTGGTTGGGGTCTATAACTGCTGATTCATACAAAGTTTCTGAAGGTACTCCAAAGGTATGA